From Candidatus Nanohalococcus occultus:
TCTGGATCACGCAAACGACGCAGAAGCCATAATCGAGATGATGACAGAGGCCGCCAAGCTACCAGGGAACCTTTTCGCGAACGAAACCGCTTTGAACAGCTACGGCGACATCGAACAATGTATATCGAACTTCCACCAAGAACTATGCCTGAATGTAAAAACACTGGAGGAAGGCTCAAGCTTCGAGTTCAAGGACGTAACTATCGAAAGCCAGCACATGTTCCACGGCGATCCGAAAACCGCAGGACTAAAGATAAAAGGAGAGAAAACCATTGGTTTCTGGACGGATACAGAGTTTTCCGAAGAGCTACTCGGGTTTTACGAAGAATGTGACTGGCTTGTAATTTACTGTACTCGTCCGAAGGATCGTGGTGTTCCAAGCCATACCGGTATCAGCGACGTACCGAAGATTCTGGAAGCAGTTCAGCCGGAAAAATGCCTTCTAACCCATTTCGGGAAAGCAATGTTGGACTCGGACATGGAAGCGCAAAAAGAGTGGTTGAAAGAACAGACAGACGTGAAAATTACCTTCGCCGAGGACGGGATGAGTTTCCCCGGGAACCGAAGCCTCGGTGACTTCTAGGCACATGCTTCGGTCGCAGCTGTAAGAACAGCGATCAGAACGATCGATTTAGAGACTCCTTTGGAAAAATAACTCGTTCAAAACAAGATTACAGGAAGAAATAAAGAATAATGTAGGTTACTGGGCGGCTGCCTGGTCTATCGATAGCTGCTATTATGCTCCTGCTTCAGCCGTCTGATTTGTATCTGTTCCCGGTGCTGAAGGCGCTCTCTGTGCTTGTACCTGTTGCTGGAACTGCTGTTGAGCGAACTTATAGCCTTCTATGTATGCTTCGGCCTCATTCTGTTCGTAACCTTTATCCTCCATCAGTCCTTCGACAAGAGATGCTTCTTCTTGTGATTGCTGCTCTTGCTGTTCTTGTGCCTGCCTTTGAACACGTTCTCTAGGATCTTCAAAGATCTGTTCGTAGCTATGATCTTCGTACATGCCGCCTTGAAGTTCAACTTCGGAAGCACCTAAAGCAGAGTTGATGACCTTAGCATCTCCTACTGTTTTGTCTCCGCTTCCGTGGTCGTGGCCTCCTAGAACCATATCTACAGCTCCGGATTCTGCCAGATCTCTGTTGATGTCGGATCCGTA
This genomic window contains:
- a CDS encoding MBL fold metallo-hydrolase, translating into MKLNFLGTGGGRYATGEQDRRTGGIVVETQETQIHIDPGPGALVWNHEEIEEPLETEAVIVSHAHLDHANDAEAIIEMMTEAAKLPGNLFANETALNSYGDIEQCISNFHQELCLNVKTLEEGSSFEFKDVTIESQHMFHGDPKTAGLKIKGEKTIGFWTDTEFSEELLGFYEECDWLVIYCTRPKDRGVPSHTGISDVPKILEAVQPEKCLLTHFGKAMLDSDMEAQKEWLKEQTDVKITFAEDGMSFPGNRSLGDF